In one window of Macaca thibetana thibetana isolate TM-01 chromosome 5, ASM2454274v1, whole genome shotgun sequence DNA:
- the PGRMC2 gene encoding membrane-associated progesterone receptor component 2, translated as MGGAGRGVGEGRGRGGGGRRWRAVMAAGDGDVKLGTLGSGSESSSDGGSESPGGAGAAAEGGGWAAAALALLTGGGEMLLNVALVALVLLGAYRLWVRWGRRGLGTGAGAGEESPAASLPRMKKRDFSLEQLRQYDGSRNPRILLAVNGKVFDVTKGSKFYGPAGPYGIFAGRDASRGLATFCLDKDALRDEYDDLSDLNAVQMESVREWEMQFKEKYDYVGRLLKPGEEPSEYTDEEDTKDHNKQD; from the exons atgggcgGGGCCGGCCgtggggttggggagggcagggggcggggaggaggaggaaggcgcTGGCGGGCAGTGATGGCGGCGGGTGATGGGGACGTGAAGCTAGGCACCCTGGGGAGTGGCAGCGAGAGCAGCAGCGACGGCGGCAGCGAGAGTCCGGGCGGCGCGGGAGCGGCAGCGGAAGGGGGCGGCTGGGCGGCGGCGGCGTTGGCGCTTCTGACGGGGGGCGGGGAGATGCTGCTGAACGTGGCGCTGGTGGCGCTGGTGCTGCTGGGGGCCTACCGGCTGTGGGTGCGCTGGGGGCGGCGGGGTCTGGGGACCGGGGCCGGGGCGGGCGAGGAGAGCCCCGCTGCCTCTCTGCCTCGCATGAAGAAGCGGGACTTCAGTTTGGAGCAGCTGCGCCAGTACGACGGGTCCCGCAACCCGCGCATCCTGCTCGCGGTCAATGGGAAAGTCTTCGACGTGACCAAAGGCAGCAAGTTCTACGGCCCGG cGGGTCCATATGGAATATTTGCTGGTAGGGATGCCTCCAGAGGACTGGCCACATTTTGCCTAGATAAAGATGCACTTAGAGATGAATATGATGATCTCTCAGATTTGAATGCAGTACAAATGGAGAGTGTTCGAGAATGGGAAATGCAGtttaaag AAAAATATGATTATGTAGGCAGACTCCTAAAACCAGGAGAAGAACCATCAGAATATACAGATGAAGAAGATACCAAGGATCACAATAAACAGGATTGA